A region of the Zootoca vivipara chromosome 3, rZooViv1.1, whole genome shotgun sequence genome:
ttacttcgacccagaccaacacggctacctacctgtaaccagcactTTTTTGAGTTTTACTCTGTGCCTTTCTACCATGCTTGAGGAAAAAGTTAAGGTTCTACACTAATGTTCCAGTCAACAGGGATGACTGCTGTTATGCACTATTAGGTATAAAGGTAGGGCAGAATGTCAAGTAAAAGAATGATCTGGAAATAGCTGGCCTTTGACAGCTAACTCTAGTAAAAGTGAAACGAAACTGAAACTAATTTTTCATATGTTTGACAGAAAATTGTATTAAGAGTGCAGAGTAGAATTTTATAAAATCACATTTGATTATTAATTGCAGCACACTAATCGGGTTCTATGCAGGATGGCATAGTGCCTCTCAAGTAGGCTTAAgtgtaatatatttaaaaacactgctgttgtgcttgggaataaaaatagaaaaagtgaaggagaacagcagccATTAGAACCCTGAAGAAGTCACTAATGAAACATGCACCATTTTCACCTAAACCTCTGCAATCCTAAAAGAACCTCAGTCCTTGCAAACTTCTGTGCTTTGATGCTTTATGATCTGAGTGATAAGCAGGTATTTCATTGAATAAGTAAGGTGTGCATTTTCTACTGTATCAGCTTTTGGAATGTGTAATGAGTGTCAGTTTCCCACAGGTTTCTAATTCAAAAATCATGTTTTAAGAAATgcgcttccttttctttttgaggTCATGAAACGTGTACGCACAGAACAGATTCAGATGGCAGTTTCCTGCTACCTCAAACGCAGGCAGTATGTAGACTCAGAAGGTCCTCTGAAACAAGGGCTTCGCTTATGCCAGACTGCGGAAGAAATGGCAGCTAATCTAACAGGTACCTACTAAAGTTTCTTAATGAGTTTATTGCAGGTGTCGCCAAcatgtgccctccagatattattggattaCAAACCTATCATCCTTAAAATTTGTCCTTGCTGGAggggctgtagttcagcaacattggtAAGACACGCTGTTGGCTACTTCTGGTTTATAGTAAAGTGCAAATCTCTAGTTACTAAAGAGTGAAACTTCTAAGCAATCAATTGGGGACAGTCTGAAGCATGAATGGCTTCATGATCCTGTAACACCCAGTTGTGTCCAAAGGCTGggaagcaaataaataagcaagcaagaagGTAATCTGGCAATTTACCAAATaagacaaataaaaatgaaaagtgcaGCAGGAATGCTGCCATTTCCAAATATTTTGAAATGATTTGGCTGCCAAATATTTTTGGGAAGTGTTTTTAACGgacaatttaaaaaattccttcagtagcaccttaaagaccaactaagtttttattttggtatgagctttcgtgtgcatgcacacttcttcagatacacttgaaacagaagtcagtcccttatgtatatacagagggtgggggtgggggggtgggaatgggtgatgggctgatgggagtggtaaacctgtagatggctgttaacgactgatgactgcaattggtcctgcgggggaaaagcaagggctgaggcgctaaagaaagcttgatcatgcataatgagataagaatccaatgtctttgttcatcccagatggctccatggttttaagcttggtaatgagttccaattcagcaacttctctttccagtatgttcctgaaatttttctgtaataaaacagctgctttgagatcttgtatagaatgtcctgggagattgaagtgttctcctactggtttctctgtcttgtggttcctgatgtcagatttatgtccatttatcctttggcgtagggtttggcctgtttgtccaatatagagagctgaaggacactgttggcatttgatggcatacaaaataaaaacttagttggtctttaaggtgctactgaaggaatttttttattttgcttcgactcagaccaacacggctgcctacctgtaactttaacagACAAATTATGTTTAAATAAGTAAATTTGGGGTTTTTAAGGAGAACAGCCTTTTCACTGAGATGAAGCTAAatgatttagaccaggcatccccaaactgcagccctccagatgttttggcctacaactcccatgatccctagctaatagtaccagtggtcagggaaaatgggaattgtagtccaaaacacctggagggctgaagtttggggatgcctgatttagaccttCTCTAGCTCATCTCTGCCAAGACGAGAACTATTACTGCTAAATAATTCAACTTTTATATATAGAACTCTACAGCCCTGACACTTTTTTGTGGTTCTAGATGTTTTACAATAAGCATCAGAGCAATGTGTTATTTTTATCAGTTTTTTTCCGACTAATTGAAAGCCCAGTTAAAGTTAAAGTTAAATCAATTCAGAGGAGACCCGCAGAGACATAACTGAACTGTTTAGAAGTTATATTTAATACAAACAGTCATGTGTAACTTTAGAGGTACCTAATACTTCAAAGCACAATTGCCCACACAGAATGTAGCATTAAAgtgctaaggctgcaattctataacCATGTTCCATAGAACTCAATGgtgcctacttctgagtagacaagcatACGATTGCACTGTTGGTCTGGTAATTCAGGTTTCTGACATTCTGTAGAAGTAGGTTCTCATACTGCTTTGCTGTCTCTTCGCTGGACTTACGAGTGAACAAAGTCTGAAATAAAGTGTTTTTTTGAAGTGATGTCAGGTGATACAAAATCTCTGTGGCattggtttgtgatttcagctacAGGTAATGAATTCACTCCTGTCATGGAAGTAGAATGGCAACATAttcacttgtacagtggtacctcgacttacgaatgcctcgacttccgaaggtttcgacttacgaagtctgcaaacccggaagtattttcgctccGCACGccctctgcgcatgtgcaaagcacaaaattgcgctttgcgcatgcgcaaaatggacttACAAAGGATTCGACTTTCAAAGAGCACTacggaacggatcaccttcgtaagtcggggtaccactgtacaggtatcCCCATTTCCAGTGTGTGATTTTAAAGGGAAGATATTTGTCTAGAAATGCCTTTGTCACAAGCGTATATTATTTGAGCACCTGTAGCCCTATTGCTTGTGGTATCAAGATGAACAAGTGGTTCATCTCCATCATTCACTGACAGAGGaataatacataacataataaaagcctgctggataaAATCAgtaacccatctagtccagcattctgttctcacactggTCAACAAGATGtctatgggagggagggagggagggagggagggagggaggaggcaagcaggacTAGACTGCTTCAGTGATTTCACAAATCTTGTCTTGAATGTAAAAGTTAATATATGTGCATCAAGTGTAGGATTACTTTTGGTCATTTAGCACAAACATTTTGTTTGCTCTAATGATGTTGGTGAtttggcactttttaaaaactctgtcAAAACACTCCAAATATCTGTTTCAATGTGAGAATGGTGTGTTGTGTTGCAGCTTCCAGTGCTTTatagaaactatttttaaaacctttgtttgTTCCCTTAGTTCAGTCTGAATCAGGTAGTGCCAACATTATCTCTGCTGCACCCTGCCTAGCAGAACCACAACAATATGAAGTACAGTTTGGGCGATTACGCAACTTTCTTACAGGTGAGTTTCATAAACATATGTGCCATATCTCCCCTGACCCTCACTGGGTCTTTTCAAATGGCTTTTGGATCATCAGTCATGAAGCTATAAATTCTGCATCCTTGGTGCATGTAACAATGGGAGAGAGGGTCCCATTTTGTAAATATAGTGCCTGAATTTCACTCTCCTGAATGGGTTATGCTGAATGGGAATATGCTCTATTCCTGAATAGAGTCGAAAAATAGCTCCAGGAAGGTGGCCGAATGGGGTATGGTAGTTTTACATATGACATGGAATAATATATTCAGATGTACTCTTGAAATTACCATTGGGATTCAGTTTGGCcaaaaagcagaaaacaagcaaaccagtacaaaagaagaagaaagagcctAGCATGTTATGGTACTTCCCAAACTGCTAGTCTGTGTGTTTTCCTCCACTCCCAGGTCAACACCATGTCCCTAAATGTGTGTGTTCCTAAATGATGCATTAACAGAAATGGGCTAGTTTTATTCTAAAGCTCTTCTTTGAGGGAGAGCCCCATGCCTAATTTAAAATGAAGTATGGCTTAGCAAAACAAATGCGGGCTTTTAGGACTTTCAGAGCAGCTAGATATCCTTTGACGGGGTGAAAGTTGCACTGAATGGCATgagatgtgcatttttaaaacacagaAAGAGAAGTCACAAGTGCCCTTAGAATATGTTTTATCTTGCTTCCATAATAATACCTGCTGAGAAAGTgaaccctctctctctttctgtatgTTTAGATTCAGATTCCCAGCACAGCCATGAAGTGATGCCTCTTCTGTATCCCCTCTTTGTCTACCTCCATCTTAACATGGTCCAAAATGGCCTAAAGAGCACAGTGGACAGCTTCTATAGTCGCTTTCATGGGATGTTCTTGCAGAATGCCAGCCAAAAAGATATCATTGAGCAGCTACAGACCACACTAACGATTCAAGACATCCTATCCAACTTCCAGCTCCGGGCATTTCTAGACAACAAATATGTCATCCGCCTTCAAGAAGACAGCTACAACTTCCTCCTTCGCTACCTCCAAAGTGACGATAACAATGCTCTTTGCAAAGTCCTCTCCTTGCACATTCACTTAGATGTGCAGCCAGCCAAGAGGATGGACTACCAGCTATATGGTAGTGGTGGCTCTTCACGCAGTGAGAGCAATGGCCTGGAGCCCACCGACATGCCTGCTTCCATCCTGCAAAACGAGGCAGCCTTGGACATCTTGCAGGATAGCATTAAAAGAGTCAAAGATGGACCGCCCTCGCTCACCACCATATGTTTCTATGCGTTCTATAACACTGAACAGTTGCTGAACACTGCAGAGATCTCGCCAGATAGCAAGCTGCTTGCAGCTGGCTTTGACAATTCCTGTGTAAAGCTGTGGAGCTTGCGGTCCAAAAAGCTGAAATCTGAGCCCCATCTGGTAGACGTATCTCGAATCCGCCTGGCTTGTGATATCTTGGATGAGGAGGTCAGAGTATCTTGCTATCAGTATACATTTGGGTGGAGTTGGTTTATGTTCTTATTGCAATGATTTTTTACATGAGAGATCCTCAAAGCTTGCTGTAGCCTCtccagccaggaaaaaacacacCACCACCTTCTGCCCATCAGCTGTAACTGCTAGGTGAAAGTGATAAGGAGCAACAGCTTTTGCTGGGTAAAGATTCATGCAAGGCTTAGTTGCTATTCTTTGTCGTGCTGATCGCAACGTGACAGATCAGCCCTTCGTTGCTTCTTACCATTAGAATGGACATGTATTTACATCTTTGCTAGGAATTGCCAGGGCCTTCCTTTGGAAAGCTGCTTCATCCTTAATGCATGTACATGAATGCACCCTGACTTCCAAGGTGTGTAATCATGGGGTTCAAACTGCATGAGGCAAGGAGAAAACTATATGTAAGTGCATATAAGCCTCTAAGGATAGCTAATGGATGCTGTAAGTCAGGGGTGTCCAAAGGTTAATTGTGATCAACCtgttgatcgggggggggggcattcctggTCGATTGAGCgaccaaaaaaggaaaaggaaaaaaaggtcaAGAACTTTGCTGAAGCATCCCCCGTAGTAGGGTAGTAGATCAACAactccccaaaaaaagctcaacaactttgggtctaACTTcccaactttggtcaatccattgggtagatcactgccagtgtttttatagtgggagtagatcgcagtctcttggaagttggacatccctgctgcAAGTGATAGGGCAAGGATAAACCACGTTTTTCTGTTTCTTGCCAGCAGGTCAAAAGGTGGAGTGGCCCAGCTTTTTACCTTTGGCTTTCTAtagccatttgttgttgttttaaaaaaacacttctcTCCCATTGCTCCCAGGCAGAGGAATGTGAACTGTGGCCCACTCGATACTTTGGCTTAATGCAGACTGTGAACCCCTTGTGTATGCTTTAATTACCATTTTCTCCAACTGCTGCTGTCCTACAGTTTCTCCTCCCTAAATCCAGAGATTCTCTATGCAATTGATGTAGCATTTGGATTTTCAAAGCATAGGAGTCTCCAGATCTAtggaaggggaaagtgtgggacAGCCATAGTTGGAGAAGAACACCGCATGGACAAAGGGGAAGTAAATTCTACTCACTGACGTAGATGCATTTCACTTAATAGACCTATGTTGGTagtgtctattaatttcagtggttctactctgaggaTGACTAGCTTTGGGTACAGCCCCCAATTTTCCTCCCTTCTTGGAACATGTTAGCAGAATAGGAGGGCTTtggatccaataataataataataataataataataataataataataataataataataaaaaattataccccacccatctgactgggtttccacagccactctaggcggctatAGATTCATCTTCTACCAGCATGTCCGTGTACTGTTTCAGCATAAAAAacaaactggggggagggggggtaatgCAAGGCTTGTGCAGTTAGATTTCTCTCTCCAAGAGTAGTTCCCCCAGTGCACTGCTGGAGCCAAAAAATCTAAACAATTCTGTGGCCCCTGAGAAACCCTCCCAAATATTATATGCTACTGGGCTTCCAGCTGGTATAACAATGTGTTCATATTCTGTAgtacaggcaacccccaattAGCACAGAGTTTGGCATTCCAAGTCATCATGTGCAATAGCGGAGTGCGCATAAGTCTGCTACACCCCACTCCATCCTCTCTTCTTGCCACTTCCGGGTCACTGTGATGCATTTTTGCACAGTTGTTTGTGCTCAAAAAAGTTGTTTTTACAACCTAGTTTGAATAgggattgtgtgtgagagagtgtgagagagagtgcAGTGCCTGCAGTCAAGACTTTACCATTTTTAACAGATTTATCATCTTTTGCCTTTCTAATTTTTAAATGATATGGCATTATAAAATAACTAACAATAGTATTATAAATTTAAACCATGAACTCTGAAGCTAAAAAAATAACAGCCACAGTAACTATAGAAGACAGCTTCTCTCAATGTTCAGCGATATGTAGTTTTTTCACCAGTTGTACAGTATCTGCTGTTTGGAAAAATCACTGAAAGTAAAGGGATATTTTATTTCACCCTAACTGCTGCAAAGCTTTGATTAGCTGGTGCTTTCACTACCTACAAATCTTATTCTGAAAAGATGAAACTGCAGAAACATTAAGTAAATAACATTTTTCAGCCATAGTATTTCCAGCCTGAATCTACAGGCAAAGATACAGGACTCAAACCTATTGCCATTTTGAATGTAATTTAATGCCTATTCATCCAGCTGCTAATCTAATCCAGAAGCAGAATATTAGTTCTTACTGCTTTTTGTACACAGCTCTCAGTGAATACCAGCTGCAGCTTTTGTGGATGGAGTAAGAAGGCTGCAGCAATTGGAGATGTCTCTTagaaaagttttaaaaacattttaagagcAACAGCGCTGGTGGTAAAACTACTATAACCACTGATTTTAGGTCTTCTGCAGTTGTTTACGGGGTTGGGGACCCCATTAATACCTAAAGGGAGGTTTCAGATCCTAGACTGCTTGTATAAAAAGCAGGACTGCAAGCCTTCCATTGTCCATTAAAATATTAATTGGGTCTTAACTGGTCCTGCTCCTTCTTTTCTGCAGACTGGGAACAGTGTAGAGCAGTGCCAGCAAATATGTCACTTTTAGTTAGTTTTGTTATAAAAGCAGCTACTAAGATGGTAGTGGGTTGTggcagagttggcagggaccagcAGACAATGGTTCACAGAGTGACACCAGTCATCCACCAATTTTAGTGGCACTGATTTGCATTGCTGTTAATTTTAACTGGTATCTTTTGCTGTCTATACCATCTTGCAATAAGTTTGCCCTTCATTACTTGCAATAGAATATTTACCGTCTTGGGTAAATAGGTAGTCCTAAACATCTAAATATTGCAATTCTAATCTGTTTCCTATTTTAAAGTTTGTTGCTGCCCTTAAAGCTGgtggagccttgggggtccctgaAATTTCCCCTCTGTTGACTTGTATGTTCTTATTGCTACTCTCGAGTGTATATCTCAAATGTTCACTGATATGTCCTCTGAACAGATGAACAAACTTGACTTCTTTATTCTTCCTTGCAGGGTGAAGATGATGATAACAATGTGGGAACAGAAATGAAGATACTAAGAGGGCACTGCGGACCAGTGTATAGCACAAGGTTTCTGTCGGACAGTTCAGGACTGCTGTCATGTTCCGAAGACACATCCATCCGA
Encoded here:
- the TAF5L gene encoding TAF5-like RNA polymerase II p300/CBP-associated factor-associated factor 65 kDa subunit 5L, with product MKRVRTEQIQMAVSCYLKRRQYVDSEGPLKQGLRLCQTAEEMAANLTVQSESGSANIISAAPCLAEPQQYEVQFGRLRNFLTDSDSQHSHEVMPLLYPLFVYLHLNMVQNGLKSTVDSFYSRFHGMFLQNASQKDIIEQLQTTLTIQDILSNFQLRAFLDNKYVIRLQEDSYNFLLRYLQSDDNNALCKVLSLHIHLDVQPAKRMDYQLYGSGGSSRSESNGLEPTDMPASILQNEAALDILQDSIKRVKDGPPSLTTICFYAFYNTEQLLNTAEISPDSKLLAAGFDNSCVKLWSLRSKKLKSEPHLVDVSRIRLACDILDEEGEDDDNNVGTEMKILRGHCGPVYSTRFLSDSSGLLSCSEDTSIRYWDLGCFTNTVLYQGHAYPVWDLDISPCSLYFASGSHDRTGRLWSFDRTYPLRIYAGHLADVDCIKFHPNSNYLATGSTDKTVRLWSTQQGNTVRLFTGHRGPVLSLAFSPNGKYLASAGEDQRLKLWDLASGTLYKELRGHTDNITSLTFSPDSSLIASASMDNSVRVWDIRNTYCNAPVDGSSSELVGVYTGQINNVLSVQFMACNLLLVTGIAQENQEH